From one Mya arenaria isolate MELC-2E11 chromosome 4, ASM2691426v1 genomic stretch:
- the LOC128229750 gene encoding LOW QUALITY PROTEIN: E3 ubiquitin-protein ligase TRIM37-like (The sequence of the model RefSeq protein was modified relative to this genomic sequence to represent the inferred CDS: deleted 1 base in 1 codon) translates to MATGNAAGTVHPLAGVGADQNSVESLTEVFRCFICMEKLRDARLCPHCSKLCCYTCIRRWLTETRMQCPHCRAPLHVSELVNCRWAEEVTQTLDLLQHTIPPRDGADTDQCSEHKEKISVYCETCRQCICHQCALWEGKHTGHTFKPIENEYNQHVRQIMEELSLIRRRNIEIISLVQDVERNIDSVKSAKDERVREIRNAVELMIARLESQLKSKLLTLMGQRGQLTQETEILDSVIQKIESQVAHSCKKDLIIRSEEFLAIFRQMHRRPMTSFVTAPVPTDFTSEIVPPYDSSTFVMNSFSALQQRADPVYSQPLQVNGLSWRLKVYPDGNGVVRGNYLSVFLELSAGLPETSKYEYRVEMVHQASRDASKNIVREFASDFEVGECWGYNRFFRLDLLATEGYLNTEVDSLTLRFQVRPPTFFQKCRDQQWYINQLESSNTQYQMQNNDLKERITLEILRNKHSSKKGAKIDSPIPLVDEGLVDSLYTKYCHGDQPVAEGGSEIEIEHNADDTETDSDSSDRSELSQGESHDDDLEEYSITEENDVDEENMCLDNDVEEQEELGINNLDQDTPAGGEPATSAMNILEQKTSRNDDETMLLQFLQDSENQWPRSRRLGPSRFTTPSSTADILLNLDLGFFLPRPPTTTSASSSAHHVPTPLTTTAESTSGKKNNARHTKTTDSSLYSGDTSCQSLQDLQARINRITETDTLEHIQARFNELAATTFSTLAAANAAVSSEIEARARATLEKSERKHSGDSSHRSKDDSSCKGSKGKESDKSPRRAQSAGTLTMLDKPLSLPALDMSLEEGPLSDLDLTLDGALGHDLPQQFEELTFQTLPVHSGDKYPASDKNKRGGSKSKAKSERQKTQKDKENAKTKEEYTEPTSSVERGSGEVTSQETGEVVSVGETTPAGPQVEFTTAGTGSSRDDDDETSVV, encoded by the exons ATGGCGACTGGTAATGCAGCAGGCACAGTTCATCCCTTAGCAGGTGTAGGTGCGGATCAAAACTCAGTAGAG AGTTTGACTGAGGTTTTCCGATGCTTTATTTGTATGGAAAAGCTGCGAGACGCTCGCCTGTGTCCACACTGTTCCAAGCTTTGTTGTTATACATGCATTCGG AGATGGCTGACAGAGACACGAATGCAGTGTCCCCACTGCAG GGCTCCTCTACATGTGTCAGAGCTGGTGAATTGTCGGTGGGCGGAGGAAGTTACGCAGACACTCGACCTACTACAACACACTATCCCACCTAGGGATGGAGCAGACACAGACCA GTGCAGTGAACACAAGGAAAAAATCAGTGTGTACTGTGAGACATGTAGACAGTGCATCTGTCACCAGTGTGCCTTGTGGGAGGGCAAG CACACCGGCCACACCTTCAAGCCGATTGAGAACGAGTACAACCAGCATGTCCGTCAGATCATGGAGGAACTGAGTCTCATACGACGTAGAAACATTGAGATTATCAGCCTTGTTCAGGATGTT GAACGTAACATAGACAGTGTGAAGTCAGCGAAGGATGAGCGTGTGCGAGAGATACGGAACGCTGTGGAGCTCATGATTGCCAGGCTGGAGTCACAGCTGAAGAGCAAACTCCTCACTCTTATGG GTCAGCGCGGGCAGCTAACCCAGGAGACAGAGATTCTAGACTCGGTCATCCAGAAGATTGAGAGTCAGGTGGCTCACAGCTGTAAGAAGGACCTGATTATCCGCAGTGAGGAGTTCCTTGCCATCTTTAGACAG ATGCATCGTCGCCCAATGACATCATTTGTGACCGCCCCAGTGCCCACAGACTTCACCAGTGAAATAGTCCCCCCATATGACAGCAGCACATTCGTAATGAATAGCTTCAGTGCCCTGCAACAGAGAGCTGACCCTGTGTACAGCCAGCCTCTACAAGTGAATGGACTCAGCTGGAGACTCAAGGTCTACCCG GATGGTAATGGTGTGGTGAGGGGCAACTACCTGTCTGTGTTCTTAGAACTCTCAGCTGGACTGCCAGAGACATCCAA GTACGAGTATAGAGTAGAGATGGTCCACCAGGCTTCCCGTGATGCAAGTAAGAACATTGTGCGGGAGTTTGCCTCCGATTTTGAAGTCGGGGAGTGTTGGGGCTACAACCGATTCTTCCGCCTAGACCTGCTGGCCACAGAAGGTTATCTCAACACTGAGGTCGATTCCCTGACCCTTCGTTTCCAAGTCCGACCTCCGACATTCTTCCAGAAATGTCGTGATCAGCAATG GTATATAAACCAGCTTGAGTCATCTAACACACAGTACCAAATGCAGAATAATGATTTGAAAGAA AGAATCACATTGGAAATTCTGAGGAACAAACATTCCAGTAAAAAAGGAGCAAAAATCG ATTCCCCCATCCCCCTGGTAGACGAGGGTCTGGTTGACAGCCTGTACACCAAGTATTGCCATGGTGACCAGCCTGTTGCTGAGGGCGGTTCTGAGATAGAGATAGAACACAACGCAGACGACACTGAGACAGACTCAGACTCGTCTGACAGGAGTGAG CTGAGCCAGGGTGAAAGCCATGATGATGATCTAGAGGAATACTCCATTACTGAGGAGAATGATGTCGATGAGGAAAATAT GTGCCTGGACAACGATGTTGAGGAACAGGAGGAACTTGGGATAAACAATCTGGACCAGGACACACCTGCTGGTGGGGAACCAGCAACATCTGCCATGAACATTCTTGAACAGAAAACTTCCAG GAATGATGATGAGACAATGCTGCTACAGTTTCTACAAGACAGTGAGAATCAGTGGCCACGCAGTCGACGCCTTGGACCATCAAGGTTTACCACACCCTCTAGTACAG CTGACATCCTATTGAATCTGGACCTAGGTTTCTTCTTGCCACGTCCCCCAACCACGACCTCCGCCTCCTCGTCTGCCCATCATGTCCCCACC CCCCTCACTACCACAGCTGAGTCCACCTCGGGCAAGAAAAACAATGCCAGACATACCAAGACTACTGACTCATCTCTATACTCAG GGGATACATCCTGCCAGTCGCTACAGGACCTGCAGGCCCGTATCAACCGCATCACTGAGACGGACACACTTGAGCACATACAAGCACGCTTTAATGAGCTTGCGGCCACAACCTTCTCCACGCTGGCTGCTGCCAATGCCGCCGTCTCAAGTGAGATTGAAGCACGGGCAAGGGCCACTTTAGAAAAATCAG AGCGAAAGCATTCTGGGGATTCTAGTCACAGATCAAAGGATGATAGCAGTTGTAAGGGGAGCAAGGGGAAGGAGTCGGACAAGAGCCCACGCAGAGCCCAGTCAGCAGGCACCCTAACTATGCTGG ATAAACCACTATCCCTGCCTGCCCTGGACATGTCACTGGAGGAGGGACCCCTGTCTGACCTTGACCTCACCCTGGATGGGGCCTTGGGCCACGACCTCCCTCAACAGTTTGAGGAACTGACCTTCCAGACTCTCCCTGTACATTCAGGAGATAAATACCCAGCCTCAGACAAGAACAAGAGAG